Proteins encoded within one genomic window of Carassius carassius chromosome 22, fCarCar2.1, whole genome shotgun sequence:
- the LOC132098527 gene encoding C-type lectin domain family 4 member M-like — MNTQYNGWKFNQSSLYFFSSETKNWTDSRRYCTEREADLIIINNREEQDFVKNITGSSDHFWIGLTDIEEEDRWKWVDGSTLTSGSWASGEPNNYQGTEDCANTLSSEWFDTHCNNSVKWICEKNILK, encoded by the exons ATGAACACACAATACA ATGGATGGAAGTTTAATCAATCCagtctttacttcttttcttctGAGACGAAGAACTGGACTGACAGCAGAAGATACTGTACAGAGAGAGAagcagatctgatcatcatcaacaACAGAGAGGAacaa GATTTTGTGAAGAATATTACTGGTAGTTCTGATCATTTCTGGATTGGTCTGACTGATATTGAAGAGGAGGACAGATGGAAATGGGTTGATGGCAGCACACTGACCTCTGG GTCCTGGGCGTCTGGAGAGCCAAACAACTATCAGGGAACAGAAGACTGTGCTAATACTCTTTCATCAGAATGGTTTGATACTCATTGTAATAATAGTGTTAAATGGATCTGTGAGAAGAATATTCTTAAATAA